The following coding sequences are from one Natrarchaeobaculum sulfurireducens window:
- a CDS encoding response regulator transcription factor, with the protein MDEGNDGGQHVSEEVEVLVVDDEARLADLFAAWLETEWSVGTAYDGEEALEKMGDSVEVVLLDRRMPGLSGDEVLENIRSDGYDCRVVMVTAVDPDFDIIEMGFDDYLVKPVSKDELLGMVSDVSTRTQYEADVQEYYALVSKKALLESEKSDRELETNEEYQDLCGRVETLEDRVDQTISGMRSHDDFVGAFQDLQSGD; encoded by the coding sequence ATGGACGAAGGGAACGACGGGGGTCAACACGTGAGCGAGGAGGTGGAGGTGCTCGTCGTCGACGACGAGGCTCGTCTCGCCGACCTGTTCGCTGCCTGGCTCGAGACCGAGTGGTCGGTCGGGACTGCCTACGACGGGGAAGAAGCGCTCGAGAAGATGGGAGACTCCGTTGAGGTCGTCCTGCTGGACCGACGGATGCCGGGGCTCTCCGGCGACGAAGTCCTCGAGAACATCCGATCGGATGGATACGACTGTCGGGTCGTCATGGTTACGGCGGTCGATCCGGACTTCGACATCATCGAGATGGGCTTCGACGACTACCTCGTCAAGCCAGTCTCGAAAGACGAACTCCTGGGGATGGTCTCGGACGTCTCGACCCGAACGCAGTATGAGGCCGACGTACAGGAGTACTATGCGCTCGTCTCGAAGAAGGCGTTGTTAGAGTCCGAAAAATCAGACCGCGAACTCGAGACAAACGAGGAGTACCAAGACCTCTGCGGTCGCGTCGAGACGCTCGAAGACCGCGTCGACCAGACGATCTCGGGGATGCGTTCTCACGACGACTTCGTCGGCGCGTTTCAGGACCTGCAGTCGGGAGACTGA
- a CDS encoding acyl-CoA dehydrogenase family protein, which produces MDVLDDSIVPEHARAVKRDAREFATEHIMPNAQEHFESGSYPHEVLEAGQDAGLVAQDIPEEWGGRGFDLPQLLALTEEFYRADAGIALTLQLASFGCEITYEYGTDEQCEEYIRPVAAGEQLSGLAVSEPDTGSDLAGMETRAEKDGDEYVLNGEKYWIGNGVEADWVTIYARTGDDETNRYGNHSMFIVPTDTEGYEAEHIPEKMAMRASKQAHVTLEECRIPEENLIGTEGAGFWMLAEFFNHGRVIVAGHSLGIAAAAIEETWAFTHDREEFGRAISEFQAVQHGLADMLIDFESARALSWRACKKVAAGENAGYWAALAKTNATETAVDVTEQGMQFHGGRSVLNDRRIARTYRDARIPVIYEGANEIQRNLIYGQAP; this is translated from the coding sequence ATGGACGTACTCGACGACAGCATTGTCCCGGAGCACGCTCGAGCCGTGAAACGAGACGCCCGTGAGTTCGCAACCGAACATATCATGCCGAACGCCCAGGAGCACTTCGAGTCGGGCTCGTACCCTCACGAGGTCCTCGAGGCCGGCCAGGACGCGGGACTCGTTGCCCAGGACATCCCCGAAGAGTGGGGTGGTCGCGGATTCGACCTCCCGCAGCTACTCGCGCTCACCGAGGAGTTCTACCGGGCGGACGCCGGAATCGCGCTCACGCTCCAGCTCGCGAGTTTCGGCTGTGAGATCACGTACGAGTACGGCACCGACGAACAGTGCGAAGAGTACATCCGGCCCGTTGCGGCGGGTGAGCAACTCTCCGGGCTTGCGGTGTCGGAACCCGACACGGGAAGCGACCTCGCGGGGATGGAAACGCGGGCGGAGAAAGACGGCGACGAGTACGTACTCAACGGCGAGAAATACTGGATCGGCAACGGCGTCGAGGCCGACTGGGTGACGATCTATGCCCGAACCGGCGACGACGAGACCAATCGCTACGGAAACCACTCGATGTTCATCGTCCCCACGGATACCGAGGGGTACGAGGCCGAGCATATTCCCGAGAAGATGGCGATGCGAGCCTCCAAACAGGCCCACGTCACGCTCGAGGAGTGTCGAATCCCTGAAGAGAACCTGATCGGGACCGAGGGGGCGGGCTTCTGGATGCTCGCCGAGTTTTTCAACCACGGGCGGGTCATCGTCGCTGGCCACAGTCTAGGAATCGCCGCCGCAGCCATCGAAGAAACGTGGGCGTTTACGCACGACCGCGAGGAGTTTGGGCGGGCTATCTCGGAGTTCCAGGCGGTCCAGCACGGCCTCGCCGACATGCTCATCGACTTCGAGAGCGCTCGAGCGCTCTCCTGGCGGGCCTGCAAGAAGGTCGCAGCAGGCGAGAACGCTGGCTACTGGGCAGCACTCGCGAAGACGAACGCAACCGAGACGGCCGTCGACGTCACCGAACAGGGGATGCAGTTCCATGGCGGTCGATCGGTCCTCAACGACCGCCGCATCGCTCGCACCTATCGTGACGCCCGTATCCCCGTCATCTACGAGGGTGCAAACGAGATCCAGCGGAACCTGATCTACGGGCAGGCACCCTAA
- a CDS encoding cupin domain-containing protein, whose product MTYRKVNYEEVDQVSSAMHFLSDPLETEQVGVTIARCDPGWNSKPHDHTDNDHEEVYVLIEGAATVVIDDEPVEMTTGDALWIPPESSRQIRNGDDESAFVLVSAPSIGDENGDDGEWLLSGFAG is encoded by the coding sequence ATGACCTACCGGAAGGTGAACTACGAAGAAGTCGATCAGGTCTCGAGCGCGATGCACTTTCTCTCCGATCCCCTCGAGACCGAGCAGGTCGGCGTGACGATTGCTCGGTGTGACCCCGGCTGGAACAGCAAGCCCCACGACCACACGGACAATGACCACGAGGAGGTTTACGTCCTGATCGAGGGGGCGGCGACGGTCGTGATCGACGACGAGCCGGTCGAGATGACTACTGGAGACGCCCTCTGGATCCCGCCGGAGTCGTCCCGGCAGATCAGAAACGGCGACGACGAGAGCGCGTTCGTGCTCGTCAGCGCTCCAAGCATCGGCGACGAAAACGGTGACGACGGTGAGTGGCTCCTCTCTGGGTTTGCTGGCTGA
- a CDS encoding tripartite tricarboxylate transporter permease translates to MTLGALAEAVSLAFGWPTVGWIVGGILLGIFIGALPGLGPSLGMAIMLPLTVPLDGGDAIILLVSVYSGAMYGGAIAAILINAPGTSAAAATTFEGYPMSRNGEAMKALAISATSSSIAGFFTVITLIILSPVLVEMVLAFQSPEYFLIALLGLAMITVIARGSMVKGLTAGMFGLMLTTIGTSTTTVSPRYAFEDYLGFMLYDGIDFVAVLIGLFAIAEMFKLTGEKGGISRSDTKISGGIVPGIKATLNHPVTLVKSGYIGMIIGAIPGAGSTVSTFVAYGEAVRTSKDPDSFKKGNETGLIAAESSNNGTIGGSLIPTLSFGIPGSAATAVLLGGLVMHGLNPGPTLFSDELATTYSLFIALLVGNVLILVMGLAFVTRASIITKVDTDYIVPIIIVLALVGAYSLRGGDQIWLDVGTVVALGVIGYYMKKYDYSIIAFVLGVVLGGIAEQNLDRSLQLSDGSWLIFVNPLEQPLSLALVILIALMVFGPLLKPYVTELLDRR, encoded by the coding sequence ATGACGCTCGGGGCACTTGCGGAAGCGGTTTCTCTCGCGTTTGGCTGGCCGACAGTTGGCTGGATCGTCGGTGGTATCTTGCTGGGCATCTTCATCGGTGCACTTCCCGGGCTGGGGCCGTCGCTTGGGATGGCGATTATGTTGCCGCTGACGGTACCGCTCGACGGCGGTGACGCGATCATCTTGCTCGTGAGCGTCTACAGCGGCGCGATGTACGGCGGTGCTATCGCGGCGATTCTCATCAACGCACCGGGGACCTCCGCAGCGGCAGCGACGACCTTCGAGGGGTATCCGATGTCACGCAACGGTGAGGCGATGAAAGCACTCGCGATCTCTGCGACATCGTCGTCGATTGCCGGCTTCTTTACCGTCATCACGTTGATTATTCTGTCACCAGTGCTCGTCGAGATGGTCCTCGCGTTCCAGTCGCCCGAGTACTTCCTGATCGCACTTCTCGGACTGGCGATGATTACCGTTATCGCCCGGGGCTCGATGGTGAAAGGACTCACTGCCGGGATGTTCGGACTGATGCTCACTACCATCGGGACGTCGACGACGACCGTCTCGCCACGGTACGCGTTCGAGGATTATCTCGGATTTATGCTCTACGACGGGATCGATTTCGTCGCGGTGCTGATCGGGCTGTTTGCGATCGCCGAGATGTTCAAACTCACGGGTGAGAAAGGCGGCATCTCCCGAAGTGATACGAAGATCTCTGGCGGCATCGTTCCTGGGATCAAAGCGACGCTCAATCACCCAGTCACCCTGGTCAAATCCGGCTACATCGGGATGATCATCGGAGCGATTCCCGGTGCGGGTTCGACGGTTTCGACGTTCGTTGCGTACGGCGAAGCCGTCCGCACGTCGAAGGATCCGGACTCGTTCAAGAAGGGTAACGAGACCGGACTGATCGCAGCCGAGTCGTCCAACAACGGGACTATCGGCGGCTCGCTCATCCCGACGCTCTCGTTCGGTATTCCAGGGAGTGCTGCAACGGCAGTGTTACTCGGCGGACTGGTGATGCACGGACTCAATCCGGGTCCGACGCTGTTCAGCGACGAACTCGCGACGACCTACAGCCTGTTCATCGCCCTTCTGGTCGGTAACGTCCTCATCCTCGTGATGGGACTCGCGTTCGTCACGCGTGCGAGCATCATCACGAAGGTCGATACGGACTACATCGTTCCGATCATCATCGTCCTCGCACTCGTCGGCGCCTACTCGCTTCGTGGCGGCGACCAGATCTGGCTCGACGTCGGGACGGTCGTCGCCCTCGGTGTGATCGGGTACTACATGAAAAAGTACGATTACTCGATTATCGCGTTCGTCCTCGGGGTCGTCCTCGGTGGCATCGCCGAGCAAAACCTCGATCGGTCGTTACAACTCTCCGACGGATCGTGGCTGATCTTCGTGAACCCCCTCGAGCAGCCCCTGTCACTCGCACTGGTCATCCTGATCGCGTTGATGGTCTTCGGACCGCTCCTGAAGCCCTACGTAACAGAGCTGCTCGACCGACGTTAA
- a CDS encoding Bug family tripartite tricarboxylate transporter substrate binding protein, whose translation MEEVNRRRFLKHATVATAGVSLAAGCLGDDEDDGAEAEAEDDFPTDNITIVIPFGEGGGTDDFARTVAGAADDHLDVSIQFENEPGAGGLNGTQDVVQAEPDGYTLVAFNPPSTPTSWLVQQPPYEIGDLEGVATVGRFPYIIYANTDYEIEDFGDLIDRYEDGEFSQIAGQGVGTMVDVVARTLRDDVGLPWEDYIAYDGGGEVTEAVMSDEVSVGIGTDSGALAGAEEGRLEPIACIPDGGSAVFPDLESIAEQGYAEEGDPIDTLAMLQPSYWAPPGTPSEHIDVIAEALEQATEDEGVQEWAEDTGNVVEYSGPDEASQTLADVLETVPDVVDLDAVREEAES comes from the coding sequence ATGGAAGAAGTGAACAGGCGTCGATTTTTGAAGCACGCAACAGTAGCGACTGCGGGTGTCTCACTCGCCGCTGGGTGCCTCGGCGACGACGAAGACGACGGAGCAGAAGCTGAAGCAGAAGACGATTTCCCGACCGACAACATCACGATCGTCATCCCGTTCGGTGAGGGTGGGGGAACCGACGACTTCGCACGAACGGTCGCCGGCGCAGCAGACGACCACCTCGACGTGTCGATCCAGTTCGAAAACGAACCGGGTGCCGGTGGACTGAACGGAACGCAGGACGTCGTCCAGGCCGAACCCGACGGCTACACGCTCGTCGCGTTTAACCCGCCGTCGACGCCGACCTCGTGGCTCGTCCAGCAACCTCCCTACGAGATCGGTGACCTGGAGGGCGTCGCGACGGTCGGTCGGTTCCCGTACATCATCTACGCGAACACCGACTACGAGATCGAAGACTTCGGCGACCTCATCGACCGCTACGAGGACGGCGAGTTCAGCCAGATCGCCGGCCAGGGTGTCGGGACGATGGTCGACGTCGTCGCCCGTACGCTTCGCGACGATGTCGGCCTGCCGTGGGAAGACTACATCGCCTACGACGGTGGCGGTGAGGTCACCGAAGCGGTCATGTCCGACGAGGTCAGCGTCGGTATCGGTACCGACTCGGGTGCACTGGCCGGCGCTGAAGAAGGGCGCCTCGAGCCGATTGCCTGCATCCCCGACGGTGGCAGCGCAGTCTTCCCCGACCTCGAGTCGATCGCAGAACAGGGCTACGCCGAGGAAGGCGACCCGATCGACACACTGGCGATGCTCCAGCCCAGCTACTGGGCGCCGCCGGGAACGCCGAGCGAGCACATCGACGTGATCGCCGAGGCGCTCGAGCAAGCGACCGAAGACGAGGGTGTCCAGGAATGGGCCGAAGACACCGGTAACGTCGTCGAGTACAGCGGACCGGACGAGGCGTCGCAGACCCTCGCCGACGTCCTCGAGACGGTTCCGGACGTCGTCGATCTCGACGCAGTCCGCGAAGAAGCCGAGTCGTAA
- the nikR gene encoding nickel-responsive transcriptional regulator NikR has product MAVVSVSMPDDLLERLDQFAEEHGYTGRSEVVREASRNLLGEFEDTRLEDRELMAIVTVLFDYETTTVEERMMHLRHEHEELVASNFHSHVGDHYCMELFVLEGALEDISTFVGKIRATQDVLTVDYSVNPVDSFDPISQS; this is encoded by the coding sequence ATGGCAGTTGTCAGCGTTTCGATGCCGGATGACCTTCTCGAGCGACTCGACCAGTTTGCGGAGGAACACGGCTACACCGGTCGCAGCGAAGTCGTCAGGGAAGCCTCGCGCAACCTCCTCGGAGAGTTCGAGGACACCCGACTCGAAGACCGCGAGCTGATGGCGATCGTTACGGTCCTGTTCGACTACGAGACGACCACCGTCGAAGAGCGGATGATGCACCTGCGACACGAGCACGAAGAACTCGTCGCCTCGAACTTCCACAGTCACGTCGGCGACCACTACTGTATGGAACTGTTCGTCCTCGAGGGCGCACTCGAGGACATCTCGACGTTCGTCGGGAAGATTCGTGCGACTCAAGACGTGCTGACCGTCGACTACTCGGTAAACCCAGTCGACAGTTTCGATCCGATCTCCCAAAGCTGA
- a CDS encoding creatininase family protein, with product MYLPHHTWEELEAYISSESLAVVPVGSTEQHGPHLPEGTDYLIAEALAREATDRTGYLCTSPVRIGVSPHHRQFPGTMWVDAPVFRDYVENFSRNLTDHGIDRIVYVNAHGGNVDHLREVGRRLHEDGTAFAIEWMWDESIPQLIEEVFETPGPHGGPKETAMIMHIASELVREDRLEDARDGGTVFDYEAELVHGARTYYDAIENSPNGVFGDQTDATPEIGERLFEAATDQLVSLLEWLDARSVETLRPRPHVDS from the coding sequence ATGTACCTTCCACACCACACCTGGGAAGAACTCGAGGCGTACATTTCGAGCGAGTCGCTCGCAGTCGTCCCCGTCGGCTCGACCGAACAGCACGGCCCACACTTACCGGAGGGAACGGATTACCTCATCGCGGAGGCGCTTGCACGCGAAGCGACCGATCGAACGGGCTATCTCTGTACGTCGCCAGTTCGGATCGGCGTCAGTCCTCACCACAGACAGTTTCCGGGGACCATGTGGGTCGACGCGCCGGTGTTTCGGGACTACGTCGAGAACTTCTCGCGGAACCTCACCGACCATGGGATCGACCGAATCGTCTACGTCAACGCCCACGGCGGCAACGTCGACCACCTCAGAGAAGTCGGCCGCAGACTCCACGAAGACGGCACCGCCTTCGCGATCGAGTGGATGTGGGACGAGTCCATCCCCCAACTGATCGAGGAGGTCTTCGAGACGCCCGGCCCCCACGGCGGCCCCAAAGAGACGGCGATGATCATGCACATTGCGAGCGAACTCGTCCGCGAGGACCGCCTCGAGGACGCTCGCGACGGTGGCACCGTCTTCGACTACGAGGCCGAACTCGTCCACGGCGCACGGACCTACTACGACGCGATCGAGAACAGTCCGAACGGTGTTTTCGGAGACCAGACTGACGCGACGCCGGAGATCGGTGAGCGGTTGTTCGAAGCCGCGACGGACCAGCTCGTCTCGCTGCTCGAGTGGCTCGACGCCCGATCCGTCGAAACGCTACGCCCTCGCCCACACGTCGATTCATAA
- a CDS encoding PAS domain S-box protein, producing the protein MSERTESPNGGFWEPEGGCRAAWNESLVDAIDGGVFQLDADDRMLAVDDALLELTGFDREDLVGDPVSRLLGESGSNRLDRAIGSANRTGDETVAELEVSVHTADGRSVARELRTKTVRHDGGVHGTVGIVGAVDRPTATPEPASATAFEGAATVLEEADVGVFVLDDEFDVAWINETTERYFGVDRDAVVGRDKRRLIEETIAGRLADADAFVDTVFATYGDNTFAERFECHVTPGPDREARWLEHRSRPIESGPYAGGRVELYYDVTDRHERTAQLQRLHDAVQEWIGGDSREAVAAAASRHIQEILDLEVNGVFLYDPATEELRPAGWSSTAETLFGELPTFEAGDAIAWRVFEAGEPALIDDVTADPDVYNSETPIRTELCLPIGDHGVVLVGSPERDAFDESDRSLANVVASSLEATFDRIHHERQLERERTQTERLLQMAPIGISVENAAGETVLTNRRIQTRFGPETEAALGETELIERWDVFDASGEPLEPEDGPSARVRRTGEPVFDTELVVESTAGDRGWISVNAVPVFGPDGSLERVISSAEDVTAFKEQQRRLERRKSELETELSEVFGRVSDAFYAVDEEFRFTHVNERAEELLGYSSDELVGEVLWEVFPGGKRSDLYERYHQAMETQESLSWERYSRTLDIWMEIRAYPSPTGLSVYFRDVTERRKYEHKLEESNERLEQFAYAASHDLQEPLRMVTSYLRLIERRYDDVLDEDGREFIEFAVDGADRMREMIDGLLAYSRVETRGDEFEPVDLAQTLAAVRRDLELQIEESNAEITVESLPRVQGDRSQLRQVFQNLLTNAIEYSGNDRPRITVTAERVDDPTAIDRRTALAARGEDAWVVSVSDDGIGIDPDDHERIFEVFQRLHGHDDHDGTGIGLALCQRIVERHGGEIQVDSKPGEGATFSVTLPAAST; encoded by the coding sequence ATGAGTGAACGGACCGAATCGCCGAACGGGGGCTTCTGGGAGCCCGAAGGCGGCTGCCGCGCCGCGTGGAACGAGTCACTCGTCGACGCGATCGACGGCGGCGTCTTTCAGCTCGACGCCGACGATCGGATGCTGGCAGTCGACGACGCCCTCCTCGAGCTGACGGGGTTCGACCGCGAGGACCTCGTCGGCGATCCGGTCTCGAGACTGCTGGGCGAGTCGGGCAGTAACCGCCTCGATCGAGCGATAGGATCGGCCAATCGAACGGGAGATGAGACGGTTGCGGAACTCGAGGTCTCGGTCCATACCGCCGACGGACGGTCGGTGGCTCGTGAGCTTCGAACGAAGACGGTCCGCCACGATGGCGGGGTTCACGGGACGGTCGGAATCGTCGGAGCAGTCGATCGACCGACGGCCACACCGGAGCCAGCGTCGGCCACTGCGTTTGAAGGCGCAGCGACGGTGCTCGAGGAGGCCGACGTCGGCGTCTTCGTTCTCGATGACGAGTTCGACGTGGCGTGGATCAACGAGACGACCGAACGCTACTTCGGCGTCGACCGGGATGCCGTCGTCGGACGGGATAAGCGGCGATTGATCGAGGAGACGATCGCCGGTCGACTGGCAGACGCCGACGCGTTCGTCGACACCGTCTTCGCGACCTACGGCGACAACACGTTCGCCGAGCGGTTCGAGTGTCACGTCACCCCTGGACCGGACCGCGAGGCACGCTGGCTCGAACACCGCAGCAGACCGATCGAGTCCGGGCCCTACGCCGGCGGACGCGTCGAACTGTACTACGACGTGACCGACCGACACGAACGCACCGCACAGCTCCAGCGGCTCCACGACGCCGTCCAGGAGTGGATCGGCGGTGACTCCCGGGAGGCAGTCGCCGCAGCGGCGAGCCGTCACATCCAAGAGATCCTCGATCTCGAGGTCAACGGCGTCTTCCTCTACGATCCAGCCACTGAGGAACTCCGGCCGGCGGGCTGGTCCAGCACGGCCGAAACGTTGTTCGGTGAACTCCCGACGTTCGAGGCGGGTGACGCCATCGCCTGGCGCGTCTTCGAAGCTGGCGAACCAGCGCTCATCGACGACGTCACCGCCGATCCGGACGTCTACAACTCGGAGACTCCGATACGAACCGAACTCTGTCTGCCGATCGGAGACCACGGCGTCGTCCTCGTCGGCTCTCCGGAGCGCGACGCCTTCGACGAAAGCGACCGTTCGCTCGCGAACGTCGTCGCCTCGAGCCTCGAAGCGACGTTCGACCGGATTCATCACGAGCGCCAGCTCGAACGCGAACGGACCCAGACCGAACGACTCCTGCAGATGGCACCGATCGGTATCTCCGTCGAGAACGCAGCGGGCGAAACTGTCCTCACCAACCGACGGATACAGACCCGGTTCGGCCCGGAGACGGAAGCAGCCCTCGGCGAGACGGAACTGATCGAGCGGTGGGACGTCTTCGACGCGTCGGGTGAGCCACTCGAGCCCGAGGACGGTCCGTCGGCCCGAGTCAGACGAACCGGTGAGCCGGTGTTCGACACCGAACTCGTCGTCGAGAGTACCGCGGGCGATCGCGGCTGGATCTCGGTCAACGCCGTCCCGGTGTTCGGCCCCGACGGCTCCCTCGAGCGAGTCATCTCGAGTGCGGAAGACGTAACGGCGTTCAAAGAACAGCAGCGCCGCCTCGAGCGACGCAAGAGCGAACTCGAGACCGAGTTGAGCGAGGTCTTCGGCCGTGTCTCAGACGCCTTCTACGCGGTCGACGAGGAGTTTCGGTTCACGCACGTCAACGAACGCGCCGAGGAGTTGCTCGGGTACTCGAGCGACGAACTGGTCGGGGAAGTCCTGTGGGAGGTGTTCCCCGGCGGGAAGCGCTCCGATCTGTACGAGCGATACCACCAGGCGATGGAGACACAGGAGTCGCTGTCCTGGGAGCGATACTCCCGAACGCTCGACATCTGGATGGAAATCCGGGCCTACCCGTCACCGACCGGCCTTTCGGTGTACTTTCGGGACGTCACCGAGCGAAGGAAGTACGAACACAAACTCGAGGAGTCCAACGAGCGCTTAGAGCAGTTCGCCTACGCCGCCTCTCACGACCTTCAAGAACCCCTGCGCATGGTTACCAGCTATCTCCGGTTGATCGAGCGACGCTACGACGACGTACTCGACGAGGACGGCCGGGAGTTCATCGAGTTCGCCGTCGACGGCGCAGACCGGATGCGGGAGATGATCGACGGCCTGTTGGCGTACTCACGGGTCGAGACGCGAGGTGACGAGTTCGAGCCGGTCGATTTAGCGCAGACGCTCGCGGCTGTCCGGCGGGACCTCGAACTGCAGATCGAAGAGTCAAACGCGGAGATCACGGTGGAGTCACTGCCACGCGTCCAGGGAGACCGCAGTCAACTCCGGCAGGTGTTCCAGAACCTGCTCACGAACGCCATCGAGTACAGCGGCAACGACCGGCCCCGGATCACCGTCACCGCCGAGCGAGTCGACGATCCAACCGCGATCGATCGTCGAACGGCCCTGGCCGCTCGAGGAGAGGACGCGTGGGTTGTCTCGGTCAGCGATGACGGTATCGGCATCGACCCCGACGATCACGAGCGAATCTTCGAGGTCTTCCAGCGACTGCACGGCCACGACGATCACGACGGTACCGGCATCGGACTCGCGCTCTGTCAGCGTATCGTCGAGCGCCACGGCGGCGAGATTCAGGTCGACTCGAAACCGGGGGAGGGAGCAACGTTCTCGGTGACGCTTCCGGCTGCGTCGACGTGA
- a CDS encoding O-methyltransferase produces MVDVLTTEIEQFVRAAGPDPDTVLTEMDEVAEAEGFPHVGPEVGGTLRLLARLTDAERIFEFGSGFGYSAYWFAAALPDDGELVLTEVDEDELEQAREYMRRGGYDELARYELGDALETIERYDGPFDVVLIDHQKHRYVDAFEAIREKVPAGGVVVADNAITAGPIEFEKLLERVDGGSPADQNDHTAGIGDYLESVRADPAFETVVLPLGEGIAVSYRVE; encoded by the coding sequence ATGGTCGACGTTCTCACGACCGAGATCGAACAGTTCGTACGGGCCGCCGGGCCGGACCCCGACACGGTCCTGACCGAGATGGACGAGGTCGCCGAAGCCGAGGGGTTCCCACACGTCGGACCCGAGGTCGGCGGAACGCTTCGCCTGCTCGCTCGACTGACCGACGCCGAGCGGATCTTCGAGTTCGGCTCGGGCTTTGGCTACTCTGCGTACTGGTTTGCAGCGGCGCTGCCCGACGACGGCGAACTCGTCCTCACCGAGGTCGACGAGGACGAACTCGAACAGGCCCGCGAGTACATGCGTCGGGGTGGCTACGACGAGCTGGCCCGGTACGAACTGGGGGATGCCCTCGAGACGATCGAGCGCTACGACGGGCCGTTCGACGTGGTGCTGATCGACCACCAGAAACACCGATACGTCGACGCCTTCGAGGCGATCCGCGAGAAGGTGCCTGCAGGTGGCGTCGTCGTCGCTGACAACGCGATCACCGCGGGACCGATCGAGTTCGAGAAACTGCTCGAGCGCGTCGACGGCGGATCACCGGCGGACCAGAACGACCACACGGCCGGCATCGGCGACTACCTCGAGTCCGTGCGGGCGGACCCGGCGTTCGAGACGGTCGTGCTCCCACTCGGTGAAGGAATCGCTGTCAGTTATCGGGTCGAGTAA
- a CDS encoding dCTP deaminase/dUTPase family protein — protein MSTENPLVEVVDNLVYEPVQVHDHGIDLTVSAIYEVAAPGRLDFGGDELEDADLEPVPTDLHNPDDEYGWWDLEGGQYVLQHNEFLTDCEEPLFLQPRNELLARGGSHPSVFVSSHLPLIPLSVAGSGLCLKENARVSTLVPAGDRSRHTQ, from the coding sequence ATGTCCACGGAGAACCCGCTCGTCGAGGTGGTCGATAACCTCGTCTACGAACCGGTACAGGTCCACGACCACGGGATCGACCTGACGGTGAGCGCGATCTACGAGGTCGCCGCCCCCGGTCGACTCGACTTCGGTGGCGACGAACTCGAGGATGCGGACCTCGAGCCGGTCCCGACCGACCTCCACAATCCGGACGACGAGTACGGCTGGTGGGACCTCGAGGGTGGCCAGTACGTCCTCCAGCACAACGAGTTTCTCACCGACTGTGAGGAGCCGTTGTTCCTTCAGCCGCGAAACGAACTCCTCGCCCGCGGCGGTTCACACCCCTCGGTATTCGTTTCCTCGCACTTGCCGTTGATTCCGCTTTCGGTCGCCGGAAGCGGCTTGTGCCTCAAGGAGAACGCACGGGTGTCGACGCTCGTTCCAGCCGGCGATCGCTCGCGTCATACGCAGTGA
- a CDS encoding DUF7560 family zinc ribbon protein: MEQYEFRCPACATQFPVDSPVLDATVENGCPLCGQPVSTDHFVPC, translated from the coding sequence ATGGAGCAGTACGAATTCAGGTGCCCTGCCTGTGCTACGCAGTTTCCCGTCGACAGCCCGGTCCTCGATGCGACCGTCGAGAACGGCTGTCCGCTGTGTGGACAGCCGGTGAGCACTGACCACTTCGTCCCGTGTTGA